In the genome of Caenorhabditis elegans chromosome IV, the window CGAACTCGTCAGACACTATTCtagaagttaaattttttgatgattgttattttaaaactaattttaaactaCTTAATTTTACCCTCTGACATAAAACAAGCACTACCTGAGCAAGCCCTAATGCAAAATATTAAGTGGAAAAGCTTTACAAATTACAATCTGAAATTGCATCTTTCCACCACGTTCGATTAACAGCAAGTTGTTCCAATAGctatttttgtaaacttttaaTGATTTCAAGTGCCTTaagatgttttaaaaatatctcccaaaacattttgtagatgattttgaaaagttttaaattttcaaataagctTTTAGAATATCTGAAACCAttcaaaatctacaaaaaaacacaactttTAGAACAATTCTAAgagaaaattcattgaaaaaaatgtcagaccaaatttttaactgtgGAAATTGTATTGTGGTACATTTTTAATGAAGTTGACATTTTAAACTTACGAATTCATCAGTAGTATTAAATTGAGCGAAATTTACACCAAACTAGAACTTTTATGCCcagaacaaaattcaaaaaatagtgtgCACCAAATGAAACGTTGCTCCCAACTTGCAATAaatcatttattattttcaaagttttacaaaacatttttattttgaaaatttattgggCAGTCACAAGATTTCAGCAATCAAACTGCATTAAAATCAAACTACAAGATTAATTAAAACCAAAGTTTACTTCCATGACCTGCCACTggatcacaaaaaaattcatgtttcacaattttcttaaatGCAGTAAACATAGAGCTGCTCTAGCTACGCTTGGATATTTACACAACATGATAAATTCAATACAACTGCTCCCCGGGAACCGCGTTTCTTCGTTGTACAACAATAACTGATGAATCCAAATGCCCTgtctttaaataaaaaaaaccgtttatatacttccaaagttttcaactCACGGATTTATCAGCAAATATCATTTGCCAAACTCTTTTCGAGACatctttgttaaaaattaaaattgctaATGGCCCGATGAAGAAGATAGTTCCATATGCAAgcggaaaatattttgtagttAAAACTATATAAGCAACCTTAAATATTAAACTCTGGATCAAAACTATATGTTAATTTCAGACTTACATCGCCAATTTCACCCACATAATATGCAAATGAAAGGTAGACCAATAATATAAGTTGAGCAGCAAATGATAAGCATACTTGGCATGTAAGTCTCAGTTCCCGCCGCAAGGATCTACAATTTGAGGTCGAATTTATCAAAAGAAAACTTACTTTGACACTGTTTTAGTTTTCATTCTTATGAACTTTATAAGTAACCCATATAATATCAAAGACACCATACAGGAAATCAGTACATAAATGAATGTCCTTGTTGTTTTCTGAATCAATATTCTTTTATCACAGCATTGAGTGACCCTCTCTTACCGGGATAACATCCGAAAACATGCTAAAAACCATTCTCTCTGGCGAGTCAAATGTAGTGTCCGGACTTGACAAAAATAttgcactgaaaataattgatagGCACGATGTAGGCGTAGGCCGCCTTGAAGTAAGATACTATACAGTTACTGTGTTTTTCATGATAGACGGATTTAAAGGTAATTACCAtgttctcaaattttattaagGCCTGCATTTTCGATGAGTCTgtaggtttgaaaaaaataattttttggatttggtgatcaattaaataattttaaacatatattttttaattcacacGAAAGATCTTAGAAGAGAGCACAGACGCATATTAATTTCCAGctatttgaaaaactgtggTACGTTTCGTTGTGGTGACGACAGATACTTCGATTCGAGTTTTcttaaattgaattgaatctattgatttttttttgaagtttttaatcTGACCCATTTCTTCCCGAATATCATAAATCTAACTTTCCGAAACACAtcattgttaaaaattaaaattgtaaatgGTCCTATAAATGAAAGTGTTCCATATACGagtggaaaatattttcttgttaAAACAATTAGTTCCATCTGAAAAAGAGCCATTTTTAAGATAAATAACTATGAACTACATCTTCAATTTCCCCGGAATAATATGAAGAAGCAAGATAAAGTAGTAAAATTAACTGGGCTACAAAAGAAAGACAAACTTGAAATGCCAATCGAATTTCTCGTTGCAAGGATCTGAAACtcaaagctgaaatttaaaacaaatcgAGAGTACATACATCAGTACTGTTTGACTTCtggttttaataaatttccaaataagtGAATAGAAAATAAGACAAATAAGGCAAGAAATGATAACGAAGACAAACGCGGTTTTCGTTGATTTCTGAATCaaaagataattttaaagttagctccaaaaatcagaaactttGATAATATTGGGATTCATGACATAAACCATTCTTTCAGGAGATTCATACTTAATTTCCGtacttgaataaaatattatgcAGAAAATTGTTGAAGGAATCCAGTataggaaaacaattttccacgGTTTCAACGACTGcataaactgaaatatttttgtttcatttgacAGTACTTTCCACACGTTTCGATCACCCCGTATCCTAGCTCGGACGTTTCAGATTCGCCCGGATGGCAAGCCCTACTTCTTTTTAACTTTGATTTGAGACTAAGTTAGGTTTTTATTGTATTCTTGTATTATActtaattaataaattaagtATAATACAagaatacaataaaaatttgagaaaaaatttgttcaaaaattttttaaatcaaaatctaTGTAAATATCTAATTGTAATGTTttgtatgtaaaaaaattgtacataTAGATTTGGTTTCATCATTCttgtacaaaaaatcaagaattattgagaaaaaaactttttgaacgaagtttttatgaaattttcattgtatTCGTGTATTGTATACTTAATTAATCAAAATCCGCTCATGTCTCAAAACAAAGTTAAAAAGAAGCGAGATTGCGCAGACGCCTGATAAAAGTGGCTCCGAGCTAGGATACATGGGGTGGTAAAAACTATGTTTTAAAGTACCGAAAAAGACCATGTTTGATAACAATAATTCCCACATTTTAAGATAAATCGATTTgccacaaaaaaagttatcaattttgacCCGCAACTATTGACACCCCTAATATGAATCATACCAAAGTACTTATATCAACTGGCTTTGCAATTATACAGTATCTGTGAACTGTCAATAAAGTTATTCCATAGCAGCGAATAATTATAAACCAGAACACGCCGTCGTAagcaactgaaaatttactgtGACAACCGCAAAAGTTATTACCTTACCTGCTGCAAAACCGAAGTCTTGATGTTTATAAACAAAATATGGAATTACAGCATAGGCAAATCGTTTGgaagtataaaaaattaatgcaaaGATGTCAGCCAAACACTGAAATTACAGAATTGCAAAGCACTTGTTTCAGGTTAAAAAAACTTCTATTGTCCGCAGACAACTGGATGCAACTAATATCCAAGACTCTTTTTATGGCAATTCGAAACTTTAcgaatctaaaattttcactttttttgagacttctaatttttaaattccgtcATTTGAAGCCATTTTGTATGAATgtaggaaaaaaacattttcaataaaaactctTAGACACCAAAGCgttgattcaaaatttctttataCTTACATGTTGAATGAGTATTGTATAGAATGTTGTCTTAAACATTGCTGcatgttttcttatttttagaataCATACTAATATAATAATATAAATAGGTGTTATTGCAACAAAAAGTGCGtaataaactaaaaaagtcCACTGGTAACTTGCACTGTTTGTGTTCACAGTTTTGTCTGTTTCAGATTCATTTGATAacattttgatgttttaacGAAACTTCTCACTATACACTTAAtgggaaagaaaaattaataaaatacaCAGAGGATATTAGGAATTTTTTGCGTTGTTATCCAAAAATAAGATTAAAAAACGaatgaatatattttctgtttcaggaAATCcttaaaaaccattttttaaattccgcaATAAATTATTCGTACCTGGGAATGATTTTGATAGTCACATGGTTTGAAACTTCCTTTCATCTCAATTGGATTACATACATAAAAAAACACCTTCTAATTTATGATGATTAGTGAGGTTATTTCCAGGAAAACCATTTGACagtgaaattagaaaaacatgaattaaaacattattgaaaaagaataaaaacgAATAAACGAAGGTACAAAAAtccctgaaaataaaacaaaaaaatgaaaccgcaaaaatatttatatcagcttcagaaaaaaaattaattgcaatTTCACTGTTGAGAGGTTGTTACATTCGATTGTGGAGATACAGACAAATCATATAACAAgtcaaaatgtagaaaaatgctGTTCTGGTTGATCtctaaaaaatacattatttaaattatttaagaaGATTTTCTCACCGTGATATAACTTGGATCCATACTATACGTCATTTTCACTGGAGAATCATAGGTTATTCttatattcaaataaaatgttgcactgaaaataattggagGAACCCagtaaattaaaacaattttccacgGTTTCAACGACTGcataaactgaaatatttttgattgatgtAATATAGATGCAACCATAAAAACAAACCAAAGTACTTCTATCAGCAGTCTTTGTTATAACGAAATATCGTTGAACAGTCATTAATGTTATTCCATAGCAACGAATATTGATAAACCAGTAAATGCCATTGTACCGAACTcaaacggaaattttaatatctGGCAAAGCTAACAAAACAACTTACCTGCTGCAATTCCACAATCTCGAAACTCGTATAAAATATGTGGAATTAGTACAAATGATACCCGCATTAATCCATAAAACGACAACGCAAAAATATCAACTGTGCACTGAAAACGTTGAATAacctttttttggtttttttagtcgatagattttacttttttgaatttttgaatctatcgattgaaaaattatttcgtgcctaatttttaagaacaaatttttccaatataaCCCACCTGAATCTAACTTTAAATAACTACCAAAAATATAGTTTGGAGGAACACTctaaaagaaatca includes:
- the srv-19 gene encoding Serpentine receptor class gamma (Partially confirmed by transcript evidence), with amino-acid sequence MFKTTFYTILIQHCLADIFALIFYTSKRFAYAVIPYFVYKHQDFGFAAVAYDGVFWFIIIRCYGITLLTVHRYCIIAKPFMQSLKPWKIVFLYWIPSTIFCIIFYSSTEIKYESPERMVYVMNPNIIKKSTKTAFVFVIISCLICLIFYSLIWKFIKTRSQTVLISLQREIRLAFQVCLSFVAQLILLLYLASSYYSGEIEDMELIVLTRKYFPLVYGTLSFIGPFTILIFNNDVFRKVRFMIFGKKWKTRIEVSVVTTTKRTTVFQIAGN